The DNA segment AGCAGGTGTATAACCAGGAAAAAGCACAGGAACAATCCTGTGAGCGCCATCAGCGTTTTACGCATCAGTGTAGATAAGGTGCCTTTCTGATCCATTTTTTTCAATTAATATATGCCGATAACTTTCCACCACATACCGCCAATACCCATCCAGATCACCAGGAAAACAATACTTAATATAAAACCCCGCGACCACCATTCTTTTACTTCCACAAAGGTACTTCCAAAAAATACCGGTGCCGGCCCATGCCCGTAATGGGTTAAAGTTCCATAAATCCCACCACAAAAACCCAGCGAAAGGGCCAATAACATTGGCGGGATGCCAACAGAAATACCTACGCCCAATAGAGCGGCATACATAGAAGCTACATGCGCAGTTGCGCTGGCAAACATATAGTGGCTGTAAAAATAGACCAGTATAATGATCGGGAAAGCCATTGTCCAGTTCATGTGGCCTATTTTAGCTTTTACCAATTCACTAAACCAGGGTATTAAGCCCAGTTGGTTCAATGCACTACCCATCATTACCAAAGCCGAGAACCAGACGATGGTATCCCAGGCCCCCTTTTCACTTTTCACATCTTCCCAGGTCAGCACCTGCGAAAGCAGCAAAAACACCAGGCCTATAAAAGCAGTGGTAGTGGCATCAATTTTAAATATATCTCCGGTGATCCATAAAAAGAGCAACACAAAAAAAGCAAGCAGCATCAGCCATTCATTTCGCGTTACAGCACCCATCTCCTTTAACTTTTCGGAGGCCATTTTTGTCGCGCCTTTTGTTCTTTTTAATTCAGGGGGGTAGATTTTATAGAGCAGGTAAGGCACAGCGATAAGTGAAACGAGGCCCGGTACTATAGCCGCCCACATCCACGACATCCAGGTAATGTGAATGCCCAGATCGGCCGCAAACTTCTGGCACATAGGGTTACTTGCCGTTGCAGTAAGGAACATGGAAGAGGTAACGAGGTTGATGTTATAGCAGCTGAGCGACAGGTAAGCCCCCAGTTTGCGGTGCGTTTCCGGCTGTTCAGGAACAGAGCCAAAATTAAGGGCCATAGATTTCATGATGGGATAAATGATGCCTCCACCCCGCGCTGTATTGCTGGGAATTGCAGGGGCCAGTACCAGATCTGCCAGGCCCAATCCGTAACCCAGTCCCAATGAACTGTGCCCAAATACCCTGATAAAAAGATAGGCAATCCTGCTACCCAGCCCGGTTTTTATGAAACCGCGGGCAATAAAAAAAGAAATCCCTATCAGCCAGATTACTTTGTCACCAAAACTACTTAAAGCCAGCGAAATAGATTTACCGGGATTTCCGGGGGCCAATACCCCGGTTAAGGCCACAACTGCAATAGCGATCATAGACATGGTGCCCATGGATGCTGCTTTGAGGATAATGCCCAGAATGGTGGCCAGAAAGATGGCCAGCAAATGCCAGGCTTCGGGTTTAACTCCTTCAGGAACCGGTAAAAACCAGATCAGCAACCCGAAAGCCAGGGTTACCAGCATCATTTTGTAATTGATCTCTTTCATCACGTTGTTGCATTTGTTAGCGTTTAGTATTAAAACCGGGCCTGCACCTGGCATATAATTCTGTTGGTATTGTATTGCGTAGTATTGGGAATATTATTTTCATAACGGTCCATCAGCAGACCCATTTGCACACGGATGGCATAAGCTTCTGCAAAAGAAGCACTGACCATAGGAATATAGCTTTGCCTTGCATTACCGTTCTGTTTAAAATCAGCATCCAGATATTCGTACCTTAAAGCAAACTCCAGGCTTTTAAGTCTTGTATTTTTAAAACCATACCCAACATTAGGTTGCAGATAAATGCCCCGCATGGCAAAGTGGCTGACAGGAATAACCGGATCTGTCTGATCAAAATAGGCAACACTGTTGATCCCCTGTTTATATTCCGAAACAAATTCCACATTCCACCTTTCATTCAATTGCTTTTTGTAGTCGATATCGGCACCATAAGCCCATATTTTCTGTCCCATATTTTTACCTGCACCAGCACTTAAACCCAGGAAGGTACTTTTACCAAGCCCAAATACGAGACGTGCCGGAACAATCTTTCCATCGTCATTGTCGCCGGTCTGGTTTCTGTTATTGCCATTATAAACACCTATATAATACTTTAAGGGGATACTGCTATTTTTGATCTCTCCAAAATAGCTGGCACCGATCTGGAAACTCTGCCAGCTGTTTGACCCAAAAAGATAATACTGGTTGGAATAATCTATGGAGCGGACAAAATCAACCGGATAATTGTCTTCCTGCCCAAACTGTGGCCTGAACTGTCCGAACTGAAAATTTACATAGTCATTTACGCTATACTTTATATAGGCATTTTCGAGTACTTTGTTTTGTGGATTTCCTATAAAGTCGCCAAAATTGACCAGCATAACCGCATTGATACGATCATTGATTGCCGCACTCAGCTGCAGTCTGGCCCTTTTTACAGAAAAGGAGTTGTGTGAAAAATGCTCCGTACCGGTATGGTGCCTTCCGGTAATGTCTACATCGTCATCGAGTGAATAATTAAACTGTGTTTGCAGCATGCCCGAGAAATTGATCTTACTCTTTTCAGAAAGGGCGACATTTATGCCCTGGGCATTTGTTAAAAAAGGAAGAAAAAGCAACAGATAGAGATAGCGTTGTTTCATGAATACGTTGTTAACAACAGTTAAACAAATCTTTACTATATTTTGTTTTTAGTTATACTGTTGTTTTACCAAATCCACACACGCATAGTCTTATTTCAACGCACATGATGCACCGTTTGATATGACCATCATTTATGATGTTTGTTAATATTTAAATATCAATAACCGCAAGGATTAACGACTTGTTTTGTACTGAAGATATAATGGGCAAGTATTGGGTATGCCTTGATTAAGCCTGGAGGTATACCAAGGCTTAACCAACCCTTGCCTAATGGTTACTCAAGGCTTATTCAACATTTAACGCAAACAATGTCTTATCCCTTTCTGCGGCCCACTGTATTGGTTCTATTGAAAATGTAACAATACAGGATCAAACCTGGTCTAATCCTGTGTGAACAAATAAATTCAAGGTCATGAAGAATACTATACTATTTTTATCCATACTTACAACTGCCCTGATGGCTGGGCTCTTTTATAGCTGGTCAATTTCAGTTATGCGCGGTCTGAAGACATTGCCCGACAGGGAATTTATCCTGTCGATGCAGGCCATGAACCGTGCCATTCAGAATCCTCTCTTTTTTATATGTTTTTTTGGTGCGGCAATATTTTTACTGATCAGTTGTTATCAGCAATTTGGCCCTTCATTAAATCGGGAGTATTATCTTTTGATAGCAGCAACCCTGATCTATTTAATTGGCGTACCAGGCCTTACAATTTTTGGTAATGTTCCGTTAAACAACATGCTGGACAGCTTTGATGTAAATGGTTCAAGTGTGGATTCACTTTCGAAAATGAGGTTGGGATTTGAGGCGAAATGGAATTATTTAAACAACATGAGAAGCATCGCTGCAATCCTGTCTACCTGTTTACTGCTTTTTGCGAAAATAGGATAGAGATGCTGATCGTAGAATAATTTGACAAACTCACATTATTTTACAAATTTGCAGCGAGTAAACTAACCAAATCATGACGATCAATTTTGAATGCCTTTACTTTCTTGATAGTGAGCAGCTCTGTATTATCGAAATTAAAATAAACAATCTTCCTGCTGATGCCCCTAAAAAGGACAAATTCAAATGGCTATTGATCAATAAAAAGACTTTAAGTATAAAAACACTACAATTCCGATCTATGGATTCATCTCATGAAATTGAGGAGCGTTTTTTTGATTTGGGTTATTTAAAATTTGATGCACAAAAAGGCGTGTACATCTCAAAAGAACCAACTACACAATATCAGCTTGAAAATACAGATGGCCAGCCCATACCGGATGTAATTAAAGAAGCAGTAAGCCTTTATTTAATTTGACAGGTATGCACGAATTTGGCAAAATCATCTGAATGGCGTAAGTTTTGTACTGTCCATTTCATGAAGTTTTTATCAATTGTCCTTATCTCATTTTTTTCCGTATTCATTCCTGTTTCCATAAAAGCCCAGCGCGCTGATGCCTGGACCAAGGACGAATTAAAAATGGCCAATACTGCCGGAAATGCACCTTACCTAAGCGGCGAAGAAAAAGACATCGTCATTTACATGAACCTGGTACGCATGGATGGTGAACGTTTTTTTAATACTTTTTTACAGGACTTTATTGATGATTATAATGAACAAATGAAACAGTACAGCAATTATGAAAGGTTAAAGGTTAACAGGAACGACAGTTATTACAAAAGTTTAAAGAACGACCTGAAGAACATTAAGCTACTACCTGCCTTTTGGCCGGATGAAGCCCTGAGCTGGGTGGCAAAACAGCACGCCAGGGATTTAAACAAGAACAATTTTGCTGCACACAACTCTAGTGATGGCCGGACAATGAAAGACAGGATCGGTAAAATGTACCCTAAAAAATCAAATGGCGAAAACCTGGCCTTTGGTTTTTCGACCGGACTGGGCAATGTTTGCATGTTGCTGTTAGATAAGGGCGTACCCGACCTGGGGCACAGAAAACTGATTTTGAATACCTCCTATCAGTTAAATACAATTGGGGTAAGCATACAACCACATAAAACTTATCGTTATTGTGCAGTGATTGATTTTGTATCCCTACCCCATTAAATTTTAAGCTTGCCGAAATCCCGCCGATGAATTTTATTTAAACAAATCATTGCCAAATTACTTAAATTGGCGCCCTCAAACACAAACAATTGAAAAGAGAAAATCCAATAACCTTAAACCTGTATGTGGCCCTGGCCTACAGGTTCCTGATTTTACTGGTTTTATATACTTTATGCAGATTGGGCTTCTTCTTTTTTAACCATAGCCTGTTCCAGCACATTACCTTACCCAAATACCTGTACATGCTATGGGGCGGACTAAAGTTTGACGTTTCGGCACTCATCTATATCAATGCCATCTTCCTTTTAATGCAGCTGGTACCTGCCCCTTTTAAGTACAAAGATGGCTATCAGCGCTTTTGCAAATGGCTTTTTATCATTAGCAACAGCATTGGCATTATGGCCAACTTTGCCGATTTTGCCTACTATAAATATACACTTAAAAGAACTACAGCAACTGTTTTTAGCCAGTTTAGCCATGAACAGAACAAGTTTAAACTGTTTATAGATTTTTTAACAGATTACTGGTACCTGTTTCTGCTTTATGCCCTGTTTATATGGGGCTTTGTAAAGCTTTACCAGCTGGTAGGTGTTAAAAAAGTAAAAACTTTTAAATGGCCTGCATACCTGTTGCAAACCGTATTGCTGTTTGCTATTGCACTGGTTTGCCTTACAGGTGTACGTGGTGGCTGGGGCTATGGCACCAGGCCCATTACGCTGAGCAATGCAGGAGAATTTGTGGATACACCAGATCAGATGAGCCTGGTGCTGAACACACCTTTCTGTATATTCAGGACTTTAAAAGTGTCTAAACTAAAGCCTGTAAACTATTACGATGAGCAGACATTGAACAGCATTTACAATCCCATACACCTGCCCAAAGATACGGTTGCCTTTAAAAAGCTGAATGTCGTTTTCCTGATCATAGAAAGTTTGGGTAAGGAACATATAGGCGGCTTAAATAAAGACCTGATGGGTGGAAAGTACAAAGGTTTTACCCCTTTTATTGATTCGCTGATTGAACAGAGCTATACCTTTACCCATACTTATGCCAATGGCCGTAAATCTATAGATGCGCTACCTTCTGTGATTTCAGGTATTCCTTCTATCCGTGAGCCTTTTGTACTTTCGGTATACTCAGGGAATAAGACCACCAGCATTGCCAAGCTTTTAGGTGATAAGGGGTATGAAACTGCCTTTTTTCATGGGGCACCAAATGGTTCGATGGGTTTTTCCTCTTATACCCATCTTGCAGGAATCAAACATTATTTCGGACAGAACGAATATAAAAAAACAGGAGATTATGACGGTACCTGGGGCATTTGGGACAATCCTTTTATGCAATATATGGCCCAAACCATGAATACGCTGAAGCAACCTTTTTTCTCAGCATTTTTCTCGCTTTCTTCTCATCATCCTTTCAAGCTGCCCGATGAATATGCAGGTAAATTCCCTAAAGGTCATTTGCCTGTACAGGAAGTACTGGGCTATACAGACATGGCACTGCGTAATTTTTTCAGAACGGCATCTGCTATGCCCTGGTATAAAAACACACTGTTTGTATTGTGTGCGGATCATGCCACAGTATCTTACTTCCCTGAATATCAAACCACTCCCGGATATTTTTCTATTCCGATTGTTTTTTATTATCCTGGCGGGGATTTAAAAGGGAAAGCGGATAAAAACGTACAACAGATAGATATTATGCCCACTGTTTTGAATTATCTGCATTATGACAAACCTTATTTTGCGCTTGGCTTTGATGCTTTTGACAAAAGACAGGATAATTTTGTGGTAAACAATAACGATGGTACCTTTAGCTTTTACCAGGGCGATTATTTACTGATCAATGATGGCAAGATCAACCTTTCATTATACAATTTAAAAACCGACCGTCTTACTCAAAACAACATATTAGATAAAGAACCGTTAATTGCACAACAAATGGAAAAATACCTGAAAGCTTTTGTGCAACAGTACAACAACCGGATGATTGAAAACAAATTAACGGCGAATTAGAGCAATGCGAAAGGCCTTATTAAAAATAATAGATTTCTTTTACCCTCCTTTTTCACGCTGGCTGCCTTTACATACTTTCAGGTACATTGTGTCTGGAGGCACTACGGCAACGTCGGGAATTATCTGCTATTACATTGCTTACAACTGGATTTTGCACCAAAGAAACATCCATGTTGATTTCCCTTTTGTACCTAAACTGATTACCGCCCACTCGGCAGCGCTCATCATCAGCACCCTGGTCAGTTTTTTGATTGGTTTTACGCTAAACAAATACCTGGTCTTTACCAAATCTAACTTAAAAGGGAGGATACAGATGTTCAGATACGCCGCGGTATTAGGCATCAATTTTGGACTTAACCTGGCCATGTTAAAATACATGGTAGAGGGACTGCACTTTTATCCCTCGCTATCGCAGGCTTTCATTACCGTAACTCTATCTCTATGCAGTTATTTTCTGCAAAAGCATTTTACGTTCAGGGTTAAAAAACATCCATAACCAAATCTCCTGTTAAGTTTACAGCGTTATTTTATATTTGCGTAACTTTACCATCACTATATTAATGAATGGATGCAATGAATGATTTTAATGACTTTAACAATAAGCAGGTAGCTAATCTGCCAAGGCATTTACGACAATTTATTGTAGAACAGCATTACGAAAAGTATACGCCGGTAGACCAGGCCGTATGGCGTTATGTGATGCGCCAGAATTACAGCTATTTAAAGCATGTTGCTTTTTATCCTTATATCAAAGGCCTGCAGCGCGCGGGACTGAGTATTGAATATATCCCTGACCTGCAAACAATGAACGACAACCTGGGCAAGATTGGCTGGGGTGCAGTTACCGTGGATGGTTTTATACCGCCTGCAGCCTTTATGGAGTACCAGGCTTACCGGGTACTGGTTATTGCAGCAGATATCCGTCAGATCAATCATATTGAATATACTCCTGCACCAGATATTATCCACGAATCGGCAGGTCATGCCCCAATTATTGCCGACGCGGACTATAACAATTACCTGAGCTATTTTGGTTCTATAGGTGCCAAGGCCATGTTCTCATCAAAAGATTTTGAGCTTTATGAGGCCATCAGGAACCTTTCGATCTTAAAAGAGGCTGTGGATGCCAATGAAGAAGAGATCGCAAAGGCAGAACGCCTGTTACAGCAGATCTCGGAAAATATGGGTGAACCATCGGAAATGGCTTTATTGAGCCGCCTGCATTGGTGGACAGTTGAATATGGCCTGATCGGCACACTGGAAGATCCAAAGATCTATGGTGCCGGTTTGCTTTCTTCGATCGGTGAAAGTTCGAGCTGTATGAAACCTGAGGTGCAGAAACTATGGTATAACATTGATACCATTAACTACAGTTACGACATTACCAAACCCCAGCCCCAGTTGTTTGTAACTGAAACGTTCCAGAACCTGATTGACGTACTTGAAGTTTTTGCCGATACCATGGCCTTCAGGAAAGGTGGCACCGAAAGTATTGTAAAGGCTATTGAATGTAAAAACCCGGCAACTGCAGTTTACAGTTCAGGCTTGCAGGTTACCGGCGTGTTTACAGATATGGGACTGGATGGCAATGATGCGCTTACTTTTATCAGAACAACCGGGCCTTCTGCTTTGGCGATTGGTAATAAGCAACTGGAAGGACATGGTAAACATTTCCATAAAGATGGTTTTTCATCTCCTGTGGGTAAACTGAAGGGTATTGCTACGCCGCTGGAAGACATGGACATGCTCCAATTGCTGAATTGTGGGATCAAACCGCTTAACCTGGCTATCCTGGAGTTTGAAAGTGGCATTACGGTAAAGGGTACAGTCAGGACCATCCATCAGCAAAATGAAAAAACTTTTCTGATTACCTTTGACAATTGTACCGTTAAGGAGCGTAACGGGAATATACTTTTTCAGCCAGACTGGGGCATGTATGACATGGCTGTTGGCGAAAAGATCGTTTCCGTTTACAATGGTGCAGCTGATAAGGATGCTTATGAAGAAATTACCCATATCAGTAATAAACAAACCCACAAAGTGGCTTACGACGAGAAGACCCAAAAACTGCATGCCATTTATAAAGCGGTACGACAGATAAGGGAAAGCGGAACAGGATATGAACAATTGCCAGTCCTTTTTGGGGCATTAAAAAATGAACACCGCTACGACTGGCTGTCGGCGATGGAAATTCTGGAGATCTTATACCATAAACAGCTTTATCCTGAACTGGAAAAAGAGCTGCGTATTTACCTGGAACTTAAATCGGCCAGTGAAAGCGAACACACAAAACTGATTAATGACGGTTTACATGTTATTGCAAACCCGGTTACCAAATTGATTACAGAAGAAGAAGCACATTAAATGAATATTGTATTGACAGGCGCCAGCAGCGGAATAGGTTTTGAAGCTGCTTTAGAATTTACGTTAAATAAAGATAATAAGGTAGTTTGTATTGCGAGGTCGGCCGATAAGCTGCGTAAACTGCTGGAAATAGCCAAAGGCATTACGCCCGACTGTACCCTGCTGCCTGTAGAATTTGACATTGTGAATGACGATTATGCTGCACTGGTACCTTTTTTAACTGAGAAACTGGGGCATATAGATATACTAATCAACAATGCAGGGGCACTGGTAAATAAACCTTTTTCTGAAACCACAGCAGCAGACCTGGCAAATATGTTTGAGAGCAATGTGTTGGGGCATTTTAACATGATCAAGAACCTGTTGCCATTGATGGGAAGCGACAGCCATATTGTGAACATTGGCAGCATGGGTGGTTTCCAGGGCAGTGTAAAGTTTCCGGGTCTATCGGCCTATTCGGCCAGTAAGGCGGCCCTGCATGCCTTAACGGAATGCCTGGCTTTTGAACTGGTTGATACCGGGATTAAGGTAAACTGTCTGGCCTTGGGTTCTGCCCAGACGGAGATGCTGGAACTGGCCTTTCCTGGCTATCAATCGCCGGTAATGGCCTTTGAAATGGGCAAATATGTTGCCGACTTTGCCCGTACCGCACATAAGTTTTTCAACGGAAAAATCCTTCCAGTGGCAGTAACAACGCCATAATCAAGAAGTTATCAACATTTCTTAGGCTTAAAATATAAATTTAATACCTTTAGCCTGATTCATATGAAGAGATACCTGATTGTATTTAGTTTTCTTTTGTTAAGTTTCTCTGCGGCAAAGTCGCAGACCACCGTGCCTTTACAATACCAGGAACTGGTGAAAAACCTGATGAAACAGAGCACTGCAAATCCCATTTCCAATACGCAAAAAATGGAATCTCCCAACCGTTTGCTGGAATTTGCCAAATCTATGCTGGGCATCAGGTACAGGGCTGCCTCAAGCAATCCCAACAGGGGTTTCGACTGTTCGGGCTTTGTAAACTATGTGTTCAGTAATTTTGGGTTTAAAGTACCACGTTCATCCAGGGATTTCGCAACAAGTGGTGAGGCTAAAAAGCTGGAAGATGCCAGAATTGGGGATGTAATTGTATTTACAGGTACCAACAGCCGTTCAAGAACGCCTGGACATGTAGGCATTATCTATGCCATAGATGGTGATCAGGTTAAGTTTATCCATTCTTCATCAGGAGGTGCCAAAGGCGTTACCATTTCCAGTCTGGATGAAGGTTTTTACAAAAAACGCTTCTTAAAGGTCATCAGTATTCTTTAGTCCTGTTTTATGAAGGTGGCTTATAATAGAACCACTTTTAATGCATCGTTTACATTTCCTTTGTTTAACCATTGCTGTGCAAGCTGCTGCAGTTCACGTTCCCGGTTACTGGCGTCGCCAATAGTAGCATCCATAATTTCCTTTACTTCCGGAAGGTTTCTTACCGCATCAATTTCCTCATCGGTTGGCAGTTGCTCTATGTTACCCAGCATCCCCAGGTCATTACCGGTCAGTACCCTTGAATTTCTTACCGCCTTGGGCAGGGCATCTACCCCTATTCCTAAGGTTGTTAAGGGTTTGGCAACTTTAAACAGGCTCTCTGGTGTAACACGGCAATACCAGTCGCCCCCAAGCCGCGCCACAAGATCTATCTTAGCCTGGTCTATTTTCCCGGTTTCATCCAGGATATCTTCTTTAATGTGGATCAGTTTTACTTCTGCCAGGATCAGGTTTCCCGCACCCGGGTTTTCACCCAGATGGATCACCTCTTTAACCATACACTCCATTTGCACCGGGGCTTCAGCAACCCTGGGGGGTTTAACCAGCTGAGAAGGGAGCATGGTAAAACCCGCCTTTTCAAATTCATTTACACCTTTTGCATACTCTGTGCTGGCCAGACTGGTTTGCTGTACCATAGCATAGTTTACGATGTTGATGACACATTCTTTAACTTCAAGGATGTTCTCTAAAGTATGTTTAGTAGTATTGTCGCGCACCCTTCTGGCGGGTGAAAAAACACAGAGAGGCGGATTGGTACTGAACATGTTAAAGAAGCTAAAGGGGCTCAGATTGATGTTCCCTTTTGCATCTATGGTAGTCGCAAAACAGATGGGCCGGGGCGCAACGGCATACTGCATATAATTTTGCAGCTGCGCCGGACTAAGATCTGATGTTTTTATGGTGAGCATTTTTTATTTTTTTTTCAGGGCCAGGATAGAAAAATCAGTATCTGCTTTTTTGATGATATTGATCAGTCGCCCCAAACCCGTGATTTCCATTTCAACTTCATCACCATCCTGCAACCATTGTGGTTTGAAATTGGGATCGTTTAGCAAACCCGTTCCGTTGAGCTCAAGAAAACAGCCCGTACCTACGGTACCTGAGCCTATTACATCACCAGGTAAAATATCTGCTCCATAAGCACAGCGTTCAATGATCTCGGCGAAAGTCCAGTCCATATCTGCCATACTGCCTGCAGATACTCCTACTCCATTCACAGTACATGTCATTTTTAGGTCGTACGCATTTCCGGTATGACCAGGCTTGGCACTTGTTTTATAGGGTTCCAGCTCATCCGGGGTAACCAGCCATGGGCCAATTACGGTAGAAAAATCTTTTCCTTTGGCTGGCCCCAGGTTTAACAGCATTTCCTCCATTTGCAGGGTCCTGGCACTCATATCATTCATCACCATATAACCGGCAATATAATTGTCGGCTTCTGCCGCAGTGATGTTGCGTCCCTTTTTACCAATCACAACTGCTACCTCCAGCTCAAAATCAAGCTTCTGAAAATGATCTGGCATGCATTCAATTTCTCCGGGTCCCTGGATGGCATTGTGGTTGGTAAAATAAAAAATAGGGTATTGGTCAAACTCAGCAATCATCTCCACCTTACGGTTCCGGCGTGCAGCGGCGACATGCTGTCGGAAGGCATAACCATCGCGGCAGGAGGTCGGATGTGGTACCGGGGCCAGCAGTTCGAAAAAAACCTCTTCTTTCGCTTCTATTTCAGCAGCCTTGATCTGGGCATCCACTTTTTTAGCGCGTTCCATCAGTACTTCTCCACCCTCTAAAAAAGCTTTCATTTCATCGGGCAACTGCTTATCACAAGAGTTTAAGTTATAAATGTGTCCGTTTATAAACACACCGAGGTGTTCTCTGTTTTCTGTTTTATAGGATACCAGCTTCATAGCTTACGAATTTTAAGTTTTGATCAAAGCTATATAAAATTAAACAAACACCCTATACCAATTGCTGATGTTACAACAGAACAGCAGCAAGGAGAAAGCCGGTTGCAATGGTTACAATAACTGCTGTTAAGCCTGGTGGGGTAAAAGAATGGTTAATCAGAAAACGGCCTATCTTTGTAGTGCCGGTTCTGTCGAAGCCCATTGCTGCTACCAGTGTAGGATAGCTTGGGATCACAAAGTCGCCATTAACGGCCGGAAACATGGCAATAAGGGCCGGAGCTGGAATACCAAGAGAGATGCCCAGTGGCATGAGTGCCCTTACAGTAGCAGCCTGACTGAACAAAAGGATGGACATGACAAAGAGTGCAATGGCAAATGTCCATGGATGAACAGTTACAAAATCGCTT comes from the Pedobacter heparinus DSM 2366 genome and includes:
- a CDS encoding GtrA family protein, with the translated sequence MRKALLKIIDFFYPPFSRWLPLHTFRYIVSGGTTATSGIICYYIAYNWILHQRNIHVDFPFVPKLITAHSAALIISTLVSFLIGFTLNKYLVFTKSNLKGRIQMFRYAAVLGINFGLNLAMLKYMVEGLHFYPSLSQAFITVTLSLCSYFLQKHFTFRVKKHP
- a CDS encoding porin, encoding MKQRYLYLLLFLPFLTNAQGINVALSEKSKINFSGMLQTQFNYSLDDDVDITGRHHTGTEHFSHNSFSVKRARLQLSAAINDRINAVMLVNFGDFIGNPQNKVLENAYIKYSVNDYVNFQFGQFRPQFGQEDNYPVDFVRSIDYSNQYYLFGSNSWQSFQIGASYFGEIKNSSIPLKYYIGVYNGNNRNQTGDNDDGKIVPARLVFGLGKSTFLGLSAGAGKNMGQKIWAYGADIDYKKQLNERWNVEFVSEYKQGINSVAYFDQTDPVIPVSHFAMRGIYLQPNVGYGFKNTRLKSLEFALRYEYLDADFKQNGNARQSYIPMVSASFAEAYAIRVQMGLLMDRYENNIPNTTQYNTNRIICQVQARF
- a CDS encoding aromatic amino acid hydroxylase, with protein sequence MNDFNDFNNKQVANLPRHLRQFIVEQHYEKYTPVDQAVWRYVMRQNYSYLKHVAFYPYIKGLQRAGLSIEYIPDLQTMNDNLGKIGWGAVTVDGFIPPAAFMEYQAYRVLVIAADIRQINHIEYTPAPDIIHESAGHAPIIADADYNNYLSYFGSIGAKAMFSSKDFELYEAIRNLSILKEAVDANEEEIAKAERLLQQISENMGEPSEMALLSRLHWWTVEYGLIGTLEDPKIYGAGLLSSIGESSSCMKPEVQKLWYNIDTINYSYDITKPQPQLFVTETFQNLIDVLEVFADTMAFRKGGTESIVKAIECKNPATAVYSSGLQVTGVFTDMGLDGNDALTFIRTTGPSALAIGNKQLEGHGKHFHKDGFSSPVGKLKGIATPLEDMDMLQLLNCGIKPLNLAILEFESGITVKGTVRTIHQQNEKTFLITFDNCTVKERNGNILFQPDWGMYDMAVGEKIVSVYNGAADKDAYEEITHISNKQTHKVAYDEKTQKLHAIYKAVRQIRESGTGYEQLPVLFGALKNEHRYDWLSAMEILEILYHKQLYPELEKELRIYLELKSASESEHTKLINDGLHVIANPVTKLITEEEAH
- a CDS encoding SDR family NAD(P)-dependent oxidoreductase, which translates into the protein MNIVLTGASSGIGFEAALEFTLNKDNKVVCIARSADKLRKLLEIAKGITPDCTLLPVEFDIVNDDYAALVPFLTEKLGHIDILINNAGALVNKPFSETTAADLANMFESNVLGHFNMIKNLLPLMGSDSHIVNIGSMGGFQGSVKFPGLSAYSASKAALHALTECLAFELVDTGIKVNCLALGSAQTEMLELAFPGYQSPVMAFEMGKYVADFARTAHKFFNGKILPVAVTTP
- a CDS encoding anion permease; its protein translation is MKEINYKMMLVTLAFGLLIWFLPVPEGVKPEAWHLLAIFLATILGIILKAASMGTMSMIAIAVVALTGVLAPGNPGKSISLALSSFGDKVIWLIGISFFIARGFIKTGLGSRIAYLFIRVFGHSSLGLGYGLGLADLVLAPAIPSNTARGGGIIYPIMKSMALNFGSVPEQPETHRKLGAYLSLSCYNINLVTSSMFLTATASNPMCQKFAADLGIHITWMSWMWAAIVPGLVSLIAVPYLLYKIYPPELKRTKGATKMASEKLKEMGAVTRNEWLMLLAFFVLLFLWITGDIFKIDATTTAFIGLVFLLLSQVLTWEDVKSEKGAWDTIVWFSALVMMGSALNQLGLIPWFSELVKAKIGHMNWTMAFPIIILVYFYSHYMFASATAHVASMYAALLGVGISVGIPPMLLALSLGFCGGIYGTLTHYGHGPAPVFFGSTFVEVKEWWSRGFILSIVFLVIWMGIGGMWWKVIGIY
- a CDS encoding CAP domain-containing protein, which codes for MKFLSIVLISFFSVFIPVSIKAQRADAWTKDELKMANTAGNAPYLSGEEKDIVIYMNLVRMDGERFFNTFLQDFIDDYNEQMKQYSNYERLKVNRNDSYYKSLKNDLKNIKLLPAFWPDEALSWVAKQHARDLNKNNFAAHNSSDGRTMKDRIGKMYPKKSNGENLAFGFSTGLGNVCMLLLDKGVPDLGHRKLILNTSYQLNTIGVSIQPHKTYRYCAVIDFVSLPH
- a CDS encoding LTA synthase family protein; this encodes MKRENPITLNLYVALAYRFLILLVLYTLCRLGFFFFNHSLFQHITLPKYLYMLWGGLKFDVSALIYINAIFLLMQLVPAPFKYKDGYQRFCKWLFIISNSIGIMANFADFAYYKYTLKRTTATVFSQFSHEQNKFKLFIDFLTDYWYLFLLYALFIWGFVKLYQLVGVKKVKTFKWPAYLLQTVLLFAIALVCLTGVRGGWGYGTRPITLSNAGEFVDTPDQMSLVLNTPFCIFRTLKVSKLKPVNYYDEQTLNSIYNPIHLPKDTVAFKKLNVVFLIIESLGKEHIGGLNKDLMGGKYKGFTPFIDSLIEQSYTFTHTYANGRKSIDALPSVISGIPSIREPFVLSVYSGNKTTSIAKLLGDKGYETAFFHGAPNGSMGFSSYTHLAGIKHYFGQNEYKKTGDYDGTWGIWDNPFMQYMAQTMNTLKQPFFSAFFSLSSHHPFKLPDEYAGKFPKGHLPVQEVLGYTDMALRNFFRTASAMPWYKNTLFVLCADHATVSYFPEYQTTPGYFSIPIVFYYPGGDLKGKADKNVQQIDIMPTVLNYLHYDKPYFALGFDAFDKRQDNFVVNNNDGTFSFYQGDYLLINDGKINLSLYNLKTDRLTQNNILDKEPLIAQQMEKYLKAFVQQYNNRMIENKLTAN
- a CDS encoding DUF1772 domain-containing protein, which translates into the protein MKNTILFLSILTTALMAGLFYSWSISVMRGLKTLPDREFILSMQAMNRAIQNPLFFICFFGAAIFLLISCYQQFGPSLNREYYLLIAATLIYLIGVPGLTIFGNVPLNNMLDSFDVNGSSVDSLSKMRLGFEAKWNYLNNMRSIAAILSTCLLLFAKIG